The following coding sequences lie in one Acidobacteriota bacterium genomic window:
- a CDS encoding histone deacetylase, protein MKLVYSERYMVDIGAHVFPTAKYRLVRDAVLSSGLVVPADILEPAAAPWETLALVHEPQYLEKTRSGGFRSSELALLELPWSSEAAEGFRVMTGGTVLAARLAVAEGARISRHHPTPADDALAPLAVSANLGGGFHHAFPSHGEGFCLYNDIAVAIRALQHDGTIARAAVVDCDVHQGNGTAFIFEGDPSVFTFSMHQEHNYPFVKPRGSLDVGLVDGAGDEEYMRTLECALPQVLASRPDLVVYVAGADPFIEDQLGGLNVTMDGLAQRDRAVFQAARVARVPVVVVLAGGYARRVEDTAAIHTATIASAIDLAPATSTT, encoded by the coding sequence GTGAAACTCGTCTACTCGGAACGCTACATGGTCGATATCGGCGCCCATGTGTTTCCGACGGCGAAGTACCGGCTTGTGCGGGACGCGGTCCTGTCGTCCGGGCTCGTCGTACCCGCGGACATCCTCGAACCGGCAGCCGCTCCGTGGGAGACGCTGGCCCTGGTCCACGAGCCCCAGTATCTCGAGAAGACCAGGTCGGGAGGATTCCGGTCGTCGGAGCTCGCACTACTCGAGCTGCCGTGGTCATCGGAGGCGGCCGAGGGGTTCCGGGTCATGACCGGGGGCACGGTGCTGGCCGCCCGGCTGGCGGTGGCCGAAGGGGCTCGGATCAGCCGTCACCACCCCACACCCGCCGATGACGCCCTTGCTCCCCTGGCTGTTTCCGCCAACCTCGGTGGCGGGTTTCATCACGCCTTCCCGTCACACGGGGAGGGCTTCTGCCTCTACAACGACATCGCCGTTGCGATTCGCGCGTTGCAGCACGATGGCACGATCGCGCGCGCCGCAGTGGTCGACTGCGACGTGCACCAGGGCAACGGCACGGCGTTCATTTTCGAAGGCGACCCGTCGGTATTCACGTTCTCGATGCATCAGGAACACAACTACCCCTTCGTCAAGCCGCGCGGCTCGCTGGACGTGGGCCTCGTCGACGGCGCAGGCGACGAGGAGTATATGCGGACCCTCGAATGCGCCCTGCCCCAGGTGCTGGCATCGCGACCGGACCTCGTCGTCTACGTGGCGGGCGCCGATCCTTTCATCGAGGATCAGTTGGGAGGTTTGAATGTGACGATGGATGGACTGGCGCAGCGGGATCGCGCCGTGTTCCAGGCGGCACGCGTGGCGCGAGTGCCTGTGGTGGTCGTGCTTGCGGGTGGCTACGCCAGGCGGGTCGAGGACACCGCAGCCATCCACACGGCCACGATCGCGTCTGCCATCGATCTGGCGCCGGCCACGTCCACTACTTAG
- the lgt gene encoding prolipoprotein diacylglyceryl transferase, which translates to MYPRLLELGPLTVYSYGVLLAAAYLLALYFAVRRARRAGLDGDRVLDLGIYIIISALVGAKALLLIVDFDYFRRQPAELWTLARSGGVFYGGLVLAFFVGLWYMRRHRLPVWATADAIAPGIALGHVVGRMGCVLAGCCYGTPTSLPWGITFSDPFAAANVGTPLHVALHPTQLYDAAAEFVILLLLLATERRGRKFNGRTFWIYILLYAVSRFVIEFFRGDPRGSTFGWSTSQAISMGLAPLAIIMLVILARLRPSESVPAKTPAVGTPRKRHR; encoded by the coding sequence ATGTATCCACGACTTCTTGAACTCGGACCTCTGACCGTCTACAGCTACGGCGTGCTGCTGGCCGCCGCGTACCTGCTCGCGTTGTATTTCGCCGTGAGACGAGCGCGGCGTGCCGGCCTCGACGGCGACCGGGTGCTCGATCTCGGGATCTACATCATCATCTCGGCGCTGGTCGGCGCCAAGGCGCTGCTCCTCATCGTCGATTTCGACTACTTCCGCCGGCAGCCGGCTGAATTGTGGACGCTCGCCCGATCGGGGGGTGTGTTCTATGGCGGGCTGGTGCTTGCGTTTTTCGTGGGTCTCTGGTACATGCGACGTCACCGGCTCCCGGTGTGGGCCACGGCCGACGCCATCGCGCCTGGCATCGCGCTCGGCCATGTCGTGGGCCGGATGGGGTGCGTGCTCGCCGGCTGCTGCTATGGCACACCGACGTCGCTGCCCTGGGGCATCACGTTCAGCGATCCGTTTGCGGCCGCCAACGTCGGCACACCGCTCCATGTGGCGCTGCACCCGACGCAGCTGTACGACGCGGCCGCGGAGTTCGTGATCCTGCTCCTGCTGCTCGCGACAGAACGGCGTGGGCGGAAGTTCAACGGCCGGACATTCTGGATCTACATCCTGCTCTACGCCGTCTCGCGATTCGTGATCGAGTTCTTCCGCGGTGATCCGCGCGGCTCGACGTTTGGGTGGTCGACCTCACAGGCGATTTCGATGGGGCTCGCACCGCTGGCGATCATCATGCTGGTGATCCTGGCGCGACTCCGGCCGAGCGAATCGGTTCCGGCGAAGACCCCGGCGGTTGGCACGCCTCGGAAACGCCATCGTTGA
- a CDS encoding B12-binding domain-containing radical SAM protein: protein MPQHPKGTQARVLLSSVFGPYAQDDEFGSRSINPMELYHNQVTREQGPFSLRLFHRSWGIIFIQHNISAPCAVLDFPTRERFIEELKAHEYDIVGVSGIIVNIGKVREMCRLVREHSPTSTIVVGGHVAAIPGLQHMIDADHIVKGEGVSWFRSFLGEDPTVPVNHPVIPSSFGFSIMGLRGPQGGGSPAATIIPSVGCPMGCNFCTTSAFFGGKGKVINFFEHGAEIFHAMCDAEARLGVKSFFVMDENFLLYKERAMELLEHMKEKGKAWSLYVFSSANAISKYKMRELVELGVAWIWMGLEARQSGYSKLKGADTVTLTKELQAHGIGVLGSTIVGLEHHTPDNIQAEIEHAVAHDTDFHQFMLYTPVPGTPLYEEMAGEGRLIDVDLADIHGQDRFNFEHAAMPRDSSKRWLDWAFRRDYEKNGPSVYRLAKTMMEGWKRYHDDPDPRVRQRFQRTARDLRRSYGAALFAMEKYLRDTNVDVSLKIRALRRDMEGEFGALTRWINRAAGPVLLWTSRRDARKYPRGKQIEPMTFIERRNWPEPV, encoded by the coding sequence ATGCCGCAACATCCCAAAGGCACGCAGGCGCGCGTTCTTCTTTCCTCGGTGTTCGGGCCGTATGCCCAGGACGATGAGTTCGGGAGCCGATCGATCAATCCGATGGAGCTGTACCACAACCAGGTCACGCGTGAGCAGGGCCCGTTCTCGCTCCGCCTGTTCCATCGTTCCTGGGGCATCATCTTCATCCAGCACAACATCTCGGCGCCATGCGCCGTGCTCGACTTCCCCACCCGCGAGCGATTCATCGAAGAGCTGAAAGCCCACGAATACGACATCGTCGGCGTGTCTGGCATCATCGTCAATATCGGCAAGGTCCGCGAAATGTGCCGGCTCGTGCGGGAGCATTCGCCGACATCGACGATCGTGGTTGGCGGCCACGTGGCGGCCATCCCCGGCCTCCAGCACATGATTGATGCCGATCACATCGTGAAGGGCGAAGGCGTGTCGTGGTTCCGGTCCTTCCTTGGCGAGGACCCGACCGTGCCGGTCAATCATCCGGTGATTCCGTCGTCATTCGGATTCAGCATCATGGGCCTGAGAGGACCACAGGGCGGCGGGAGCCCGGCGGCGACGATCATTCCGTCGGTTGGCTGCCCGATGGGCTGCAACTTCTGCACGACGTCGGCGTTTTTTGGCGGCAAGGGCAAAGTCATAAACTTTTTCGAGCACGGCGCGGAGATTTTCCACGCGATGTGCGACGCCGAAGCACGCCTTGGCGTCAAGTCGTTCTTCGTCATGGACGAGAACTTCCTGCTCTACAAAGAGCGCGCGATGGAGTTGCTCGAGCACATGAAGGAGAAGGGCAAGGCCTGGTCGCTCTACGTGTTCTCGTCGGCGAACGCGATCTCCAAGTACAAGATGCGGGAACTGGTCGAACTCGGCGTCGCCTGGATCTGGATGGGCCTCGAAGCGCGCCAGAGCGGGTACAGCAAGCTCAAGGGCGCCGACACCGTCACACTCACGAAGGAACTCCAGGCGCACGGCATCGGCGTGCTCGGGTCGACCATCGTCGGCCTCGAACACCACACGCCCGACAACATCCAGGCCGAGATCGAGCACGCGGTCGCGCACGACACCGACTTTCACCAGTTCATGCTCTACACCCCGGTGCCAGGCACGCCGCTGTACGAGGAAATGGCCGGCGAAGGCCGGTTGATCGACGTGGATCTGGCCGACATCCATGGGCAGGATCGGTTCAATTTCGAGCACGCGGCCATGCCGCGCGACAGCTCGAAGCGATGGCTCGATTGGGCCTTCCGGCGCGACTACGAGAAGAACGGCCCGAGCGTCTATCGCCTGGCCAAGACCATGATGGAAGGCTGGAAGCGCTATCACGACGATCCCGATCCACGAGTCCGGCAGCGATTCCAGCGGACTGCGCGCGACCTGCGCCGATCGTACGGCGCGGCGCTGTTTGCGATGGAGAAGTACCTGCGGGACACCAACGTCGACGTGAGCCTGAAGATCCGCGCCCTGCGCAGAGACATGGAGGGTGAATTCGGCGCGTTGACGCGCTGGATCAACCGCGCGGCGGGCCCGGTGCTGCTGTGGACGTCGCGACGGGACGCACGCAAATACCCGCGCGGGAAGCAGATCGAGCCGATGACGTTCATCGAGCGCCGGAACTGGCCGGAACCCGTCTAA
- a CDS encoding HYR domain-containing protein — protein MFAKRAWLLVFLMFGLLVASPNAQNPPRVVVWGSNENQQRDVPAGLTDVIAVAAGGSHSLALKSDGTVVAWGSGNGMEGFPEGLTGVIAISSHYAHNLALKSDGTVVAWGYNYYGECNVPAGLTDVKAISAGENFSLALKADGTVVGWGANMYNQIAVPAGLDGVKAIAAGAYHGLALRNDGTVVAWGRGRYDDEPATVPAFLTDASTANIKALAAGFTHSVGLREDGTVVEWLADVEWWNKDGLTGVTAISASTNYDRMALKEDGTVVAWGEGDSYGQRNVPADLTGATAIAIGWRHALAFGVLPPDTTPPTLTVPPDVTAEATGSTGTPVDIGQATATDNRDANPVVTNDAPTGGFPLGVTTVTWTATDASGNKATAVQLVTVKDTTPPTITAPPDVTAQQTGSGGTPVNLGLATATDIADPNPTITNNAPALFPVGITTVTWTATDHSGNSATATQKVTVVAPPPSAISASATPNTVWPPNKKMVPIVVTVTATSGPAPSTKIVGVTCNETIAASDVVITGLKTVSLRADRDGNGTGRVYTIKLQCTTPGSTCAATVDVKVPHDQGK, from the coding sequence ATGTTTGCAAAACGTGCCTGGTTGCTTGTCTTCTTAATGTTCGGCCTGCTCGTGGCGAGCCCGAACGCCCAGAATCCCCCCCGCGTCGTCGTCTGGGGCAGCAACGAAAACCAGCAGCGCGATGTTCCGGCTGGGCTCACCGACGTCATCGCCGTCGCCGCGGGCGGGTCCCATAGCCTGGCGCTGAAGAGCGATGGCACCGTTGTCGCCTGGGGAAGCGGCAATGGCATGGAAGGCTTCCCGGAGGGCCTGACGGGCGTTATCGCCATCTCCTCACACTACGCGCACAACCTGGCCCTCAAGAGCGACGGCACAGTCGTCGCCTGGGGCTACAACTACTATGGGGAATGCAATGTCCCGGCCGGGTTGACCGACGTCAAGGCCATCTCCGCGGGCGAGAACTTCAGCTTGGCCCTGAAGGCCGACGGCACCGTCGTCGGCTGGGGCGCCAACATGTATAACCAGATCGCCGTCCCGGCCGGGCTGGACGGCGTCAAGGCTATCGCCGCGGGAGCCTACCATGGCCTGGCCCTCAGGAACGACGGCACTGTTGTCGCATGGGGCCGTGGTAGATACGACGATGAGCCAGCAACCGTACCTGCCTTCCTGACCGATGCAAGCACGGCCAACATCAAGGCCCTCGCCGCGGGATTCACGCACAGCGTAGGCCTCCGGGAGGACGGCACCGTGGTCGAATGGCTCGCCGATGTCGAATGGTGGAACAAAGATGGGCTGACCGGCGTCACTGCTATATCCGCGAGCACGAACTACGACCGTATGGCCCTGAAGGAAGACGGCACCGTCGTCGCGTGGGGCGAGGGCGACAGCTACGGCCAGCGCAACGTACCGGCCGACCTGACGGGAGCCACCGCCATCGCCATCGGGTGGCGCCATGCGCTGGCGTTCGGGGTTCTCCCGCCCGACACGACCCCGCCCACTCTCACCGTCCCGCCGGACGTGACGGCCGAGGCGACCGGCAGCACCGGCACGCCGGTGGACATTGGCCAGGCGACGGCGACAGACAACCGTGACGCCAACCCGGTGGTCACCAACGACGCGCCGACGGGCGGCTTTCCTCTGGGTGTGACCACCGTCACGTGGACGGCCACCGACGCCTCGGGTAACAAGGCGACGGCCGTTCAGTTGGTGACGGTCAAGGACACCACGCCGCCGACGATCACCGCGCCTCCAGACGTCACCGCGCAACAGACCGGCTCGGGCGGCACGCCGGTGAACCTGGGGTTGGCGACGGCCACAGACATTGCTGATCCGAACCCTACAATCACCAACAACGCGCCGGCCCTCTTCCCGGTGGGTATCACGACGGTCACGTGGACCGCGACGGACCACTCGGGCAACTCCGCCACGGCGACGCAGAAAGTGACCGTGGTGGCGCCTCCGCCGTCCGCGATCAGCGCGTCCGCAACACCTAATACCGTATGGCCACCCAACAAGAAGATGGTGCCAATTGTGGTCACAGTGACGGCCACAAGCGGCCCCGCGCCCAGTACCAAGATCGTGGGCGTGACCTGCAATGAGACGATTGCAGCCTCGGATGTTGTCATCACCGGCCTGAAGACGGTGAGCCTGCGGGCTGACCGCGACGGCAATGGAACCGGGCGCGTCTATACGATCAAGTTGCAGTGCACCACGCCCGGGAGCACCTGCGCCGCGACGGTGGACGTCAAGGTGCCGCACGACCAGGGGAAGTAG
- the lspA gene encoding signal peptidase II, whose product MAAGIVVVDQITKALVRTHVPLYDTVPVVSGILNLTHVRNSGAAFGFFNAVDFPYKSAILALVATAAFIGIAVYAARASTNERLARFGLAMILAGAIGNLIDRLVFGSVVDFVDVVFGSWHFWTFNVADSAITLGVIAMMIDMMGTGRHVSTTS is encoded by the coding sequence GTGGCCGCCGGGATCGTGGTCGTCGACCAGATCACCAAGGCGCTGGTGCGCACGCATGTACCGCTTTACGACACCGTGCCGGTGGTCTCCGGGATCCTGAATCTCACCCATGTCCGCAACTCGGGGGCGGCATTCGGGTTTTTCAATGCCGTGGATTTTCCGTACAAATCGGCCATCCTCGCGCTGGTCGCCACGGCGGCGTTCATCGGGATTGCCGTCTACGCGGCGCGCGCGTCCACCAACGAACGTCTGGCGCGGTTCGGTCTGGCGATGATCCTGGCGGGCGCCATCGGCAACCTCATCGACCGGCTGGTCTTCGGCAGCGTGGTCGATTTCGTGGACGTGGTCTTCGGCTCCTGGCACTTCTGGACGTTCAACGTGGCGGATTCGGCGATCACGCTTGGCGTCATCGCGATGATGATCGATATGATGGGAACGGGCAGACATGTATCCACGACTTCTTGA
- a CDS encoding triple tyrosine motif-containing protein produces the protein MLTADTRRRGSGLRPWKAQCLVLALVAIGGMSGGAVGVTGQADFTIDAWQTDDGLPQSSVKSIAQTPDGYLWLATFNGLARFDGVRFTVFDTSNLPGLPNNRLIQLSVDRAGALWLITEYYDLARLQNGRCRTFTAADGLPPEGVRWVEEDGQGVLWLAGQKGSLRRWQNGKFVSVPAPPELEAGPIERMVVDSEGGAWFQQQDRLFGLHNGQIVLLQGPDGQPEAVVKHVCPSRDGGLWVVTPAGLRKHRQGRWLPVVWPCPDFKSRPVDSREDLAGNLWLATYNNGLFRFSPNTGWTYLTVESGLTTLSLRSLHCDREGNVWAGTDGGGLLRIKPRLWKMITRREGLGIDAVHSVSQDQHGRIWFGGGTSKPYWLNDGVVSVAIASPLSDPMQGVWAVLAARTGATWIGTYGGKVFRFKDGALTAYGAAEGMLAGSVRALLEDRQGAIWVGGVEGLSRIDRDQVTHYSRRNGMSSDRVQTLAEDSHARLYIGTADGGLNRFQDGRFTVFTHEQGLPDDVITALYVDAEDVLWIGTHGGGLSRFQTGRFFNYRVKGGLPARGVGPMLEDNDGRLWMASDLGIIRVSRHELAEFGDGRLRSVNYVAFDRSDGLETIEVGGIQPACLKARDGTLWFGTAKGAAFVDPRQLRVNPFPPPVMIDEVRIDGEIVEEQRSESRGETSGGGWSRVTLQPSQRRVEFRFTGLSFAAPTRVRFRYRMEGFDPDWVDGGATRSASYTRLPPGNYTFHVTACNNDGVWNQVGVSLAVEVVPAFHQTWWFLLLVLAGMAGVSWALIHVRVSRLQQLARLRGRIAGDLHDEIGSNLGGIILLSELTQHVPALPTEAQTSLQEINTTAQRTASAMRDIVWFLNPDFDTLVDMVARMREFARTLLAGVDCEFVAPSELSGQSLPLEFRRNVFFTFKEILHNIVKHAAATRVSMRVEVTGRRLTLRVQDNGRGFDRAAASSGHGLRSMQQRAADLRGEFVVESEPVKGTIVTLTVMLP, from the coding sequence ATGCTGACTGCTGACACGAGGCGTCGCGGAAGTGGCCTTCGACCTTGGAAGGCGCAGTGCCTCGTCCTCGCGCTGGTGGCCATCGGCGGGATGAGCGGTGGCGCCGTGGGAGTGACCGGCCAAGCGGACTTCACCATCGACGCCTGGCAAACCGATGACGGCCTGCCGCAGAGTTCCGTGAAGTCCATCGCGCAAACACCCGATGGCTATTTGTGGTTGGCCACTTTCAACGGCCTTGCCCGCTTCGATGGCGTCCGGTTTACCGTGTTTGACACCAGCAACCTGCCCGGGTTGCCCAACAACCGCCTCATCCAATTGTCGGTAGACCGGGCAGGCGCGCTTTGGTTGATCACCGAGTATTACGACTTGGCACGGCTCCAGAACGGGCGGTGCCGCACCTTCACCGCCGCCGACGGTCTGCCGCCGGAAGGAGTCCGATGGGTGGAGGAAGATGGTCAAGGCGTTCTCTGGCTGGCCGGACAGAAGGGTAGCTTGCGTCGTTGGCAGAATGGCAAGTTTGTCTCCGTGCCCGCGCCGCCTGAACTCGAGGCAGGGCCTATTGAGCGAATGGTGGTCGACAGCGAGGGTGGGGCGTGGTTCCAGCAACAGGATCGTCTGTTCGGTCTTCACAACGGCCAGATCGTCCTGCTGCAAGGGCCGGACGGCCAGCCGGAGGCCGTGGTCAAGCATGTCTGTCCCAGTCGTGACGGCGGTCTTTGGGTGGTCACGCCGGCGGGCCTCCGCAAGCATCGTCAGGGTAGATGGCTGCCGGTGGTCTGGCCGTGTCCTGACTTCAAGTCCCGCCCCGTGGATTCGCGCGAAGACCTCGCCGGTAACCTCTGGCTGGCGACGTACAACAACGGCCTGTTCCGATTCAGCCCGAATACCGGATGGACTTATCTCACGGTGGAGTCCGGATTGACCACGTTGTCCCTGCGGAGCCTCCATTGCGACCGGGAAGGCAACGTGTGGGCCGGCACCGACGGCGGCGGGCTGCTCCGGATCAAACCTCGTCTTTGGAAAATGATCACCCGGCGCGAAGGGCTGGGCATAGATGCAGTTCATTCGGTCTCTCAGGATCAGCATGGGCGGATTTGGTTCGGGGGCGGCACTTCGAAACCGTACTGGTTGAATGACGGCGTGGTGTCGGTGGCGATCGCGTCCCCGCTTTCCGATCCCATGCAAGGCGTCTGGGCCGTGCTGGCCGCACGAACAGGAGCAACCTGGATCGGAACGTACGGGGGAAAGGTCTTTCGTTTCAAGGACGGCGCCTTGACCGCGTACGGGGCAGCCGAGGGGATGTTGGCCGGGTCGGTGCGCGCCTTGTTGGAAGACCGGCAGGGGGCTATCTGGGTGGGCGGTGTCGAAGGGCTGAGCCGGATTGACCGTGATCAGGTGACGCATTACTCCCGCCGCAACGGGATGTCATCGGATCGAGTGCAGACACTGGCGGAAGACTCCCACGCGCGCCTCTACATCGGGACCGCTGACGGAGGACTGAACCGGTTTCAGGACGGGCGGTTCACCGTCTTCACGCACGAACAGGGATTGCCCGACGATGTCATCACCGCGCTCTATGTGGACGCCGAAGACGTGCTGTGGATCGGCACGCACGGTGGTGGCCTGAGCCGGTTTCAGACGGGTCGGTTCTTCAACTACCGCGTCAAGGGCGGCCTGCCGGCGCGGGGCGTTGGTCCCATGCTCGAAGACAACGATGGGCGCCTCTGGATGGCCTCCGACCTGGGCATCATTCGCGTGAGTCGGCACGAACTTGCGGAGTTTGGCGACGGCCGCCTCCGTTCGGTCAACTATGTGGCCTTCGATCGCAGTGACGGGCTGGAGACGATCGAAGTGGGCGGCATCCAGCCGGCCTGTTTGAAGGCCCGCGACGGCACACTGTGGTTCGGCACGGCCAAGGGCGCGGCCTTCGTGGACCCGAGGCAACTGCGCGTCAACCCGTTCCCGCCGCCAGTGATGATAGACGAAGTGCGAATTGATGGCGAGATCGTCGAAGAGCAGCGCTCTGAAAGCCGAGGTGAGACTTCGGGGGGAGGTTGGTCACGCGTCACGCTGCAGCCGAGTCAGCGCCGCGTGGAGTTTCGCTTCACAGGCTTGAGCTTCGCAGCCCCGACCAGGGTGCGGTTCCGGTATCGGATGGAGGGATTCGATCCCGATTGGGTGGATGGCGGCGCCACGCGCAGCGCCTCGTACACGCGGCTGCCTCCTGGGAACTACACCTTCCATGTGACGGCCTGCAACAATGACGGCGTCTGGAACCAGGTCGGCGTGTCGCTCGCGGTCGAGGTCGTGCCGGCGTTTCATCAAACGTGGTGGTTCCTCCTGCTCGTGCTCGCCGGGATGGCGGGCGTGAGTTGGGCGTTGATCCATGTCCGGGTGTCGCGCCTGCAGCAACTCGCCCGGTTGCGCGGGCGCATCGCCGGCGACCTGCACGACGAAATCGGCAGCAACCTCGGCGGCATCATCCTGCTCAGCGAGTTGACGCAGCACGTTCCGGCGCTTCCCACGGAGGCGCAGACCTCGCTTCAGGAGATCAACACCACCGCCCAGCGCACCGCCAGCGCCATGCGCGACATCGTGTGGTTTCTCAACCCCGACTTCGACACGTTGGTCGACATGGTGGCGCGCATGCGTGAATTCGCCCGCACGCTGCTGGCCGGCGTGGATTGCGAGTTCGTGGCGCCGAGCGAGCTGTCGGGACAGAGCCTGCCGCTCGAATTCCGTCGCAATGTGTTCTTCACCTTCAAGGAAATCCTGCACAACATCGTCAAGCACGCCGCCGCCACACGGGTCAGCATGCGGGTGGAGGTGACCGGCCGCCGGCTCACCTTGCGCGTCCAGGACAACGGGCGCGGCTTCGATCGCGCGGCCGCCTCGTCAGGGCACGGCTTGCGGAGCATGCAGCAGCGCGCGGCGGACCTGCGCGGGGAGTTCGTCGTCGAGAGCGAACCAGTTAAGGGAACCATCGTGACGCTCACCGTGATGCTCCCGTGA
- a CDS encoding NUDIX hydrolase, with amino-acid sequence MNEPAGTRHTQTTAFQGRIFTVTKDRVTLPNGRTVTFEIVRHPGSVVLLPLVDNSRIVLIRQYRYALDRWIWELPAGSLEPGEDPAAAAARECEEEIGLVPTTVEFAGSWYPTPGFCTEAMNYYRLTGLHAPNPDGPVAEKDEDEDIRVQEFSLDDARELVRRGDVVDLKTAWGLTLV; translated from the coding sequence ATGAATGAACCGGCAGGCACGCGCCATACGCAGACCACGGCGTTTCAGGGGCGCATCTTCACCGTCACGAAGGACCGCGTCACGCTCCCGAACGGCCGCACGGTCACCTTCGAGATCGTGCGCCATCCAGGTTCGGTGGTCTTGCTGCCGCTCGTCGACAACTCACGCATCGTCCTGATCAGGCAGTACCGCTACGCGCTCGACCGGTGGATTTGGGAATTGCCTGCGGGCAGTCTTGAACCTGGTGAAGATCCCGCCGCGGCGGCGGCACGCGAGTGCGAAGAAGAAATCGGACTGGTGCCCACGACGGTCGAGTTCGCCGGTTCGTGGTACCCGACTCCCGGTTTCTGTACCGAAGCGATGAACTACTACAGGCTCACCGGACTTCATGCCCCGAATCCGGACGGACCCGTCGCAGAAAAGGACGAGGACGAGGACATTCGCGTGCAGGAGTTTTCGCTCGACGATGCACGCGAGTTGGTCCGCCGGGGTGACGTCGTGGATTTGAAGACGGCGTGGGGGTTGACGCTGGTCTGA
- a CDS encoding RluA family pseudouridine synthase codes for MQHFDLTVDAEQAGQRLDQFVVALVPGQSRSQVQRLIKEGQIRLGEKSVRSNHQVRAGDLVIVDVPDPSPATPVPEALPIDVLFEDSDVIVVNKPAGMVVHPAPGHAAGTLVNALLHHVNDLSGVGGELRPGIVHRLDKGTSGVMVVAKHDAAHQELSRQFQDREVEKEYVALVWGEVQQGRRIDAGIGRDPNDRKKMSAKAKHARSAVTRVTKARFLRGVSYLHVAIATGRTHQIRVHLSAIGHPIVADSVYGGVRRHVPRHLRPVLRLDRPFLHAMRLAFTHPSDPKRRMEFVAPLPQDLQDVLDDIVERFEARMED; via the coding sequence ATGCAGCATTTCGATCTCACCGTGGACGCCGAACAAGCCGGCCAGCGCCTCGACCAGTTCGTCGTGGCCCTCGTGCCAGGGCAGTCGCGTTCCCAGGTTCAGCGACTCATCAAGGAAGGCCAGATCCGCCTCGGCGAAAAATCGGTCCGCTCGAACCACCAGGTTCGAGCCGGCGATCTGGTGATCGTCGACGTTCCCGATCCGTCGCCCGCCACCCCTGTGCCGGAGGCCTTGCCGATCGACGTGCTGTTTGAGGATAGCGACGTCATCGTCGTGAACAAGCCGGCGGGCATGGTGGTGCACCCGGCGCCAGGCCACGCGGCCGGCACGCTGGTGAATGCGCTCCTGCACCACGTGAACGACTTGAGCGGGGTAGGCGGCGAGCTCAGGCCCGGCATCGTGCATCGCCTCGACAAGGGCACGTCGGGCGTGATGGTGGTCGCCAAGCACGACGCGGCCCACCAGGAGTTGTCGCGGCAGTTCCAGGACCGTGAGGTCGAAAAGGAATACGTGGCGCTCGTCTGGGGCGAGGTGCAGCAGGGCCGGCGCATTGACGCCGGCATCGGCCGCGACCCCAACGACCGCAAGAAGATGTCGGCGAAGGCCAAGCATGCACGCTCTGCGGTCACGCGGGTAACGAAGGCCCGGTTCCTGCGCGGCGTGTCGTACCTGCACGTCGCCATCGCGACGGGGCGGACGCATCAGATCCGCGTCCACCTGAGCGCGATTGGCCACCCGATCGTGGCCGACTCCGTCTATGGCGGCGTGCGGCGACATGTCCCCCGTCATCTGCGGCCCGTGCTGCGACTCGATCGACCGTTCCTGCACGCGATGCGGCTGGCGTTCACCCACCCGTCCGACCCGAAGCGGCGGATGGAGTTCGTCGCACCTCTTCCCCAGGATTTGCAGGACGTACTCGATGACATCGTGGAGCGCTTCGAGGCGAGGATGGAAGACTAA
- a CDS encoding response regulator transcription factor — MSADATMLNAPSGSPAHPINVWLVEDNETYRGAIARALDHAPDLRCTGAFGSCEAALGRLREDHPPEIILLDIGLPGMSGLDGIQQFKELSPATHVIILTVFEDTDKIVRAICAGAAGYLLKTSPAEKIAQAIREVLGGGAPMTPQIARSVLGLFARMAGPPPEHGLSQREKETLEFLVQGLATKEIADRLDLSIHTVDTHLRNIYRKLHVHSRAGAVGRMLQAKFR, encoded by the coding sequence ATGAGCGCTGATGCCACTATGCTGAACGCACCGTCAGGCTCGCCGGCCCATCCCATCAACGTCTGGCTGGTCGAAGACAACGAGACGTATCGTGGCGCCATTGCGCGCGCGCTGGACCACGCTCCGGACCTTCGCTGCACAGGCGCGTTCGGTTCGTGCGAGGCCGCCCTGGGACGGCTGCGCGAAGACCATCCTCCCGAGATCATCCTGTTGGATATCGGCCTGCCGGGCATGAGCGGGCTCGACGGCATCCAGCAATTCAAGGAACTTTCGCCGGCCACGCACGTCATCATCCTGACCGTGTTCGAGGACACGGACAAGATCGTCAGGGCCATCTGCGCCGGGGCGGCTGGCTACCTCCTGAAGACTTCGCCGGCAGAGAAGATCGCCCAGGCGATTCGCGAAGTCCTCGGCGGCGGCGCGCCCATGACGCCGCAGATTGCGCGGTCGGTGTTGGGCCTCTTCGCGCGAATGGCTGGCCCGCCGCCGGAGCATGGCCTCAGCCAGCGCGAAAAGGAAACGCTCGAGTTCCTGGTCCAAGGTCTGGCGACCAAGGAAATCGCCGACCGTCTCGACCTGAGCATCCACACCGTGGACACGCACTTGCGCAATATCTACCGCAAGCTCCACGTGCATTCGCGTGCGGGCGCCGTGGGCAGGATGCTCCAGGCGAAGTTCCGCTGA